One region of Eupeodes corollae chromosome 1, idEupCoro1.1, whole genome shotgun sequence genomic DNA includes:
- the LOC129939556 gene encoding putative nuclease HARBI1 — MFFHCDYFLESEDESQTNEEEEMRIKRRVLRDSSNPMSLPSSTFKLLYRLNKDAFKYVLEEIDPHLPSFNSTYIPNVLKLAATLRFLAEGGYQRETGQDFLVGMAQPTLSVTISNILTIMEKVLCPKFISFSSTEEEKTASKQHFYEKFGFPGIIGCVDGTHIKIIRPVVNEHLYFNRKGDHSINAMIVSI, encoded by the exons atgttttttcactgcgattattttcttgaaagcgAAGATGAATCCCAAACTAACGAAGAAGAGGAAATGCGTATAAAAAGAAGAGTTTTAAGAGATTCATCGAACCCAATGAGCCTTCCAAGTTCAAC GTTCAAGCTTCTTTATCGTTTGAACAAGGACGCATTCAAATATGTATTAGAAGAGATCGATCCTCACCTTCCTAGTTTCAATTCTACATACATACCAAATGTATTGAAATTAGCTGCAACACTCCGGTTTCTGGCCGAGGGTGGTTACCAAAGAGAAACCGGACAGGACTTCCTTGTTGGTATGGCACAACCAACTTTGTCGGTCACCATCTCAAACATATTGACAATCATGGAAAAAGTTCTCTGCCCAAAGTTTATATCCTTTTCATCGACGGAAGAAGAAAAGACTGCAAGCAAACAacatttttacgaaaaatttggGTTTCCTGGCATTATCGGTTGTGTAGATGGAACACACATCAAAATTATAAGACCAGTAGTAAATGAGCATCTTTACTTCAATAGGAAAGGTGACCATAGTATCAATGCAATGATCGTAAGTATCTAG
- the LOC129939635 gene encoding uncharacterized protein LOC129939635, producing MFNIAARILFEEELEEHQSPRVVRRSLRDSLNPLELPQWLFQKYYRVNKVVFKYLLDILSRSCDPAKKSFAIPTITKLSACLRFFAEGGYQTGVGKDYNVGLAQPSFSKVLAEVLNVLKEQLCPEWIKVCQTAAEKKKSCAGLLLKT from the exons atgttcaatattgcAGCAAGAATCTTGTTTGAAGAGGAGTTAGAAGAACATCAAAGCCCAAGGGTTGTTAGAAGATCCTTGAGGGACAGTTTGAACCCTCTGGAGTTGCCTCAATGGTT gtttcaaaagtattataGAGTTAACAAGGTTGTCTTCAAGTATTTGCTGGATATTCTCTCTAGGTCCTGTGATCCagctaaaaaaagttttgcgattccaacaataacaaaattgagTGCTTGTTTGCGTTTCTTCGCTGAAGGGGGATACCAAACGGGGGTGGGAAAAGACTACAATGTTGGACTGGCCCAACCTAGTTTTAGCAAAGTGCTTGCGGAAGTCTTAAACGTTTTGAAGGAGCAACTATGTCCAGAATGGATAAAAGTATGCCAAACGGCCgcagaaaaaaagaagagttgCGCTGGCCTTCTACTCAAAACATAA